In a genomic window of Gloeothece verrucosa PCC 7822:
- a CDS encoding helix-turn-helix domain-containing protein, with protein sequence MTKDLRFICNLKQILEEKNLNQSELHRKSGVSMTTIRNLTSGAILERIDRGSTAKLLEALDCSFDQLYKIEWLEIED encoded by the coding sequence ATGACAAAAGATTTACGTTTTATCTGTAATTTAAAACAAATATTGGAGGAAAAAAACTTAAATCAATCCGAGTTACATAGAAAAAGTGGTGTTTCCATGACTACAATCCGTAATTTAACAAGTGGTGCTATTTTAGAGCGAATTGATAGGGGAAGTACCGCCAAATTGCTTGAAGCTTTAGATTGTAGCTTTGACCAATTGTATAAAATTGAATGGCTTGAAATTGAAGATTAA
- a CDS encoding HEPN domain-containing protein — MTFNWEDYLTLANKLSEETLTSAIQEAQFRSAISRAYYAAFNQAKTFLENTDKILIPRVNIHKYVINQFQNSPDRRRQKIGNRLLVLRTYRNQADYDSTITVRDETCQEALTLAKRIILAFKKIDEMEE; from the coding sequence ATGACTTTTAATTGGGAAGATTATTTAACTCTGGCTAATAAACTATCTGAAGAAACTTTAACGTCAGCGATTCAAGAAGCTCAATTTCGCTCCGCAATTAGCAGAGCCTACTATGCGGCATTCAATCAAGCTAAAACTTTTTTAGAGAATACAGATAAAATTTTAATCCCACGAGTTAATATTCATAAATATGTGATCAATCAGTTTCAAAATTCTCCTGATCGTCGTAGGCAAAAAATCGGAAATCGTTTACTTGTTTTGAGAACATATCGGAATCAAGCCGATTATGATTCTACTATTACTGTTAGAGATGAAACTTGCCAAGAAGCTTTAACTTTAGCTAAACGAATCATTTTAGCTTTTAAAAAAATTGATGAAATGGAGGAATAG
- a CDS encoding IS701 family transposase, with protein MRQQTKPSTAKCDLDIYTNYLIAEPKWSGCSRLGQIMDISHDSANRFLLRENYEPKDLFDEVKKFINLTGGTLSADDTIIEKLYSNPSSCKLIGYYWSGKHKKVIKGINLITVYYTDLNGNSVPINYRLYDKEEGKTKNEYLKEMIEEVLEWGIVPKTITTDSWYSSKNNLKFFKDKKLDFLVGIAKNRQVKVLGGKFCKVEQLEIPEDGLKVYLKEFGWVKVFQRVFKNEKPRYYLIYQTEESESDNKLLTRNQLRYLCSIHWGIECYHRALKQLCGLNKFLVRTSQSIATHIFCSLRAFCQLELMRIQETIFTWYEVQRELYLKVAREFILKRLEEKNTLAA; from the coding sequence ATAAGACAGCAAACTAAGCCAAGCACGGCCAAATGTGACCTAGATATTTACACGAATTATTTAATTGCCGAGCCTAAATGGAGCGGTTGTTCTCGTTTAGGGCAAATTATGGATATATCTCATGACAGTGCTAATCGTTTTTTACTTAGAGAAAATTATGAACCCAAAGATTTATTTGATGAAGTCAAAAAATTTATTAATTTAACAGGAGGAACATTAAGTGCTGATGATACAATTATTGAAAAGCTGTACAGTAATCCATCGTCATGTAAATTAATAGGCTATTATTGGTCAGGCAAACATAAAAAAGTAATTAAAGGTATTAATTTAATTACTGTATATTATACGGATTTAAATGGAAATTCAGTTCCAATTAATTATCGTCTTTATGATAAAGAGGAGGGAAAAACGAAAAATGAATATTTAAAAGAAATGATAGAAGAAGTGCTTGAGTGGGGAATTGTGCCTAAAACAATCACGACAGATAGTTGGTATTCTTCTAAAAATAATTTAAAGTTTTTTAAAGACAAGAAACTAGATTTTTTAGTAGGAATAGCTAAAAATAGACAAGTAAAAGTTTTGGGTGGCAAATTCTGTAAAGTAGAGCAGTTAGAGATTCCAGAAGATGGACTTAAAGTTTATTTAAAAGAATTTGGTTGGGTAAAAGTATTTCAAAGGGTTTTCAAAAACGAAAAGCCTCGGTATTACTTAATCTATCAAACTGAAGAGTCAGAGTCAGATAATAAACTTTTAACAAGAAATCAATTGCGCTATTTATGTTCAATTCATTGGGGAATTGAATGTTATCATAGAGCTTTAAAACAATTATGCGGCTTAAATAAATTTTTAGTCAGAACTTCCCAATCTATAGCTACTCATATTTTCTGTTCTTTAAGAGCTTTTTGCCAACTAGAATTAATGAGGATTCAAGAAACAATCTTTACTTGGTATGAAGTTCAACGAGAGCTTTATCTTAAAGTTGCTAGAGAGTTTATTCTTAAGCGCTTAGAAGAAAAAAATACTTTAGCCGCATAA